From the Alkalibacter rhizosphaerae genome, one window contains:
- a CDS encoding RluA family pseudouridine synthase, giving the protein MRALQISENEENQRLDRFLGKYLNKAAKGFIGKIIRKKYIKVNGKREEGSYILKKDDRLELFLAEDTIQKFRGGKTLPKGTAVKNQEEPPIAYEDEHLLVWNKPSGILTHGADDGVVESALRYLMDTGAYRPEKERIFVPSSTNRLDKNTSGLVFIPKDNPTRMDLNEKWRIGQVEKYYITLIHGNLEKACRLEGYLTKDEKENKSTVWPDEKKGGKKVVTILEPVKGNGTYTLVQVDLHTGRSHQIRAHLQSIGMPVIGDPKYGDPVLNKQFSDRYGLKNQFLHNHKTVVQDYQKNQDLVLASPLPKELKKITDDLFGR; this is encoded by the coding sequence ATGAGGGCGCTTCAGATCTCTGAAAACGAGGAAAACCAGCGTTTGGACCGCTTCTTGGGGAAATACTTGAACAAGGCGGCAAAAGGCTTTATCGGCAAGATCATCCGGAAAAAGTACATCAAGGTCAACGGTAAGCGGGAAGAGGGATCCTACATCTTGAAAAAAGATGATCGGTTGGAGCTTTTTTTAGCGGAAGACACCATACAAAAGTTTCGAGGCGGAAAGACGTTGCCGAAAGGAACCGCTGTAAAGAACCAGGAAGAACCGCCCATCGCATACGAGGACGAGCATTTGTTGGTATGGAACAAGCCTTCCGGGATCCTGACCCATGGAGCTGATGACGGGGTAGTGGAATCGGCCCTTCGATATTTGATGGACACCGGTGCCTATCGACCGGAAAAGGAAAGGATCTTTGTGCCCTCCAGCACCAACCGACTGGACAAAAATACCAGCGGTCTAGTCTTTATCCCGAAAGACAATCCCACCCGAATGGACCTCAACGAAAAATGGAGGATCGGTCAGGTAGAAAAATACTATATCACCCTGATCCATGGAAATTTGGAGAAAGCCTGTCGATTGGAAGGTTATTTGACGAAGGATGAAAAGGAAAACAAGTCCACAGTATGGCCGGATGAAAAAAAAGGCGGGAAAAAAGTGGTGACCATCCTGGAGCCGGTGAAAGGAAACGGGACATACACCCTGGTTCAAGTCGATCTGCATACAGGTCGGTCCCATCAGATCCGAGCTCATCTCCAATCCATTGGAATGCCGGTGATCGGAGATCCCAAATATGGAGATCCTGTGCTAAACAAACAATTTAGCGATCGTTATGGATTGAAAAACCAATTTTTGCACAATCACAAAACCGTTGTTCAAGACTACCAGAAGAATCAAGATCTGGTATTGGCGTCTCCTTTGCCGAAAGAATTGAAAAAAATCACAGACGATCTGTTCGGGAGGTGA
- a CDS encoding 5-formyltetrahydrofolate cyclo-ligase, whose product MDKKETRKQVLDQRKTFTKEYVEENGRQIFQKIKEMDVYKRSSIVMAYVSFENEVDTFPMIQEMIQEGKTVITPICNFKDRTMKLAVTRNFPEGFMETKYGILELPMDHPEAVEPEEVDLIITPGVAFTRDGKRLGYGAGFYDRLLSKKRPDCPTVCPAFTEFVLEDLPTDQYDLPVDYVVTKDELIDTRKERGRMEHA is encoded by the coding sequence ATGGACAAAAAAGAAACGAGAAAACAAGTGTTGGATCAGCGAAAGACTTTTACGAAAGAATATGTGGAAGAAAACGGTCGGCAGATTTTTCAGAAAATCAAGGAAATGGACGTCTACAAAAGAAGCAGCATCGTGATGGCATATGTCAGCTTTGAAAACGAAGTGGATACCTTTCCCATGATTCAGGAAATGATCCAGGAAGGAAAAACCGTTATAACACCCATCTGCAATTTCAAGGATCGAACCATGAAACTGGCGGTGACCAGAAATTTCCCGGAAGGCTTTATGGAAACGAAATACGGGATCCTGGAACTACCCATGGATCATCCCGAGGCGGTGGAACCGGAGGAAGTGGATCTGATCATTACACCCGGGGTCGCATTTACCAGGGATGGAAAGAGATTGGGTTATGGCGCCGGATTTTACGATCGACTCCTTTCCAAAAAACGCCCGGATTGCCCAACTGTATGCCCAGCTTTTACGGAGTTTGTATTGGAAGATCTGCCAACGGATCAATATGATCTCCCTGTTGATTATGTAGTGACAAAAGATGAATTGATC
- a CDS encoding Holliday junction resolvase RecU has protein sequence MAYWNSRGLRGSTLEEFINLTNEEYLKHGLAVIQKLPTAIKPIQLDPEKRVIRLAYFEQKSTVDYMGNIQGIPVCFDVKETGKQSLPISNIHDHQMEFMDQFSRQNGLAFIIVQFTAVDRCFLLPFEEIKRYWNAAKEGGRKSIPWKAMNEAYEIKREGLFYLHYLRAVEAYLVDCNPENETME, from the coding sequence TTGGCTTATTGGAACAGCAGGGGCCTTCGGGGGAGTACGTTGGAAGAATTTATCAACTTGACCAATGAAGAGTATTTGAAACATGGATTGGCAGTCATCCAGAAACTACCGACGGCCATAAAACCGATCCAACTGGACCCGGAAAAGCGGGTCATCCGCCTGGCATATTTTGAACAGAAAAGCACAGTGGATTACATGGGCAACATTCAAGGGATCCCTGTTTGTTTTGACGTCAAGGAGACGGGAAAGCAGAGCCTTCCCATTTCCAACATTCATGACCACCAGATGGAATTCATGGATCAGTTCAGCCGGCAAAACGGATTGGCTTTCATCATCGTTCAATTTACTGCAGTAGACCGATGTTTTCTATTGCCTTTTGAAGAGATCAAGCGATACTGGAACGCTGCAAAAGAAGGGGGCAGGAAGTCCATACCCTGGAAAGCCATGAACGAAGCATATGAAATCAAAAGAGAAGGACTTTTTTATCTGCATTATTTGAGAGCGGTAGAGGCATATCTTGTAGACTGCAACCCTGAAAATGAGACGATGGAGTGA
- a CDS encoding sigma-70 family RNA polymerase sigma factor: MDPIEKNILEDFQKGNKEAFGLLMEKYGNAVYNMLARMISDREEAKDLTQETFLKAYRNRKNFHGDSSFYTWVYKIALNSARDYWRRKKETYPLSDADILRDESSQTEQLVMERLDHQMILQAIDGLEEEFREAVILRDVLGLSYQEIGNLTDVPEGTVKSRISRGRHRLREDLKMLHQKREG, translated from the coding sequence ATGGACCCGATCGAAAAAAATATTTTGGAAGATTTTCAAAAGGGGAATAAAGAGGCTTTTGGATTGTTGATGGAGAAATACGGCAATGCCGTATACAACATGCTGGCCCGGATGATTTCCGATCGAGAAGAAGCAAAAGATTTGACACAGGAAACATTTTTGAAAGCCTATCGAAACAGAAAAAACTTTCATGGCGACAGCAGCTTTTACACCTGGGTCTATAAAATCGCATTGAACAGCGCCCGGGATTATTGGCGGCGCAAAAAAGAAACCTACCCCTTGTCTGATGCCGATATCCTCCGGGACGAGAGCAGCCAGACGGAGCAGCTCGTCATGGAAAGACTGGATCATCAGATGATCCTCCAAGCCATCGACGGTTTGGAAGAAGAGTTTCGGGAAGCCGTCATTTTAAGGGACGTGCTTGGTTTGTCCTACCAGGAGATCGGCAACTTGACGGATGTGCCGGAAGGAACGGTAAAAAGTCGCATCAGCAGAGGACGACATCGATTGCGGGAAGACTTGAAGATGTTGCACCAAAAGAGGGAGGGGTGA
- the rplT gene encoding 50S ribosomal protein L20, with protein sequence MARVKKALNAKKKHKKILKLAKGYYGAKSKQFRPANEAVMRALRSAYSGRKQKKRDYRSLWIARINAAARMNDISYSRLMHGLKLADVQIDRKILAELAVADMAAFTQLVDVAKAKLN encoded by the coding sequence ATGGCAAGAGTAAAAAAAGCATTAAACGCAAAGAAAAAGCACAAGAAAATTCTAAAACTCGCTAAAGGCTATTACGGAGCAAAGAGCAAGCAGTTCCGACCGGCGAATGAAGCCGTCATGAGAGCCCTTAGATCCGCATATTCAGGAAGAAAGCAAAAGAAAAGGGATTATCGATCTCTATGGATCGCAAGGATCAATGCAGCTGCAAGAATGAACGACATCAGCTACAGCAGATTGATGCATGGTTTGAAACTGGCAGATGTCCAGATCGACCGAAAGATCCTGGCTGAATTGGCAGTAGCCGACATGGCCGCATTCACCCAATTGGTGGATGTTGCAAAGGCAAAATTGAACTAA
- the polA gene encoding DNA polymerase I, with translation MEKKRLIIIDGFSLIYRMFYGVRPMSTKDGIPTNVVYGFANILITILESFQPDFIGVAFDEKKPTFRHDTYEAYKAGRLLMPEDLEIQVDYVMEMLEKMDIHKISMEGYEADDLIGTVAKICSDNGMEVDILTGDRDAFQLIDDNIHVLFTKKGISELDEITRETIFQDYGLSPKDLIDVKGLMGDKSDNIPGVAGVGEKTALKLIQTYGDMESVYENLDEIKGKLKEKLETDRENAFLSRHLVKIIQDVPIDFDLNNYTTLVYNTPEVLAFFEKLECYSIVKRLQGDEEFLEGAKETTNHEIIEVVEEKQLKKLVETMLSRPKVPFVYFTEKTDVVELKAFAVCMDQVCHYVTATAFDQETLAKTLAPFFRSKKTAKAGYDVKAIYTWLFQWDISLNGLMFDGFLAAYLLDPSDNRYGFHEVSSKYLDVTIPSEDDVFGKGKNQTTFDETDEEKTRDLLCTRAALMDDLQMALEKAIEESQMNHLFQDIELPLVEVLASFEYEGFNVDLEELRRLDEEFDKTLEELTEKIYKLTGETFNINSTKQLGEVLFDKLQLPVQKKTKTGYSTNAEVLEKLKGMHPVIEEILDYRTVSKLSSTYVKGLKQFVNKRTGRIHSTFNQALTTTGRISSSDPNLQNIPIKIEIGRKIRKVFIPFEKDHVLLDADYSQIELRVLAHISEDKTLMESFVQGEDIHSRTASEIFGVALENVKPKQRMFAKAINFGLIYGKQAYGLSQDLGISRKEAQEYIDTYFGRYPNVEKYMKDIVEKAKADGFVTTISGRRRFIPEIHSRNAMIAKSGERLALNTPIQGSAADIMKIAMINVYHRLRKEERRSKLILTVHDELVLDCPKDEIADVKKIVVEEMEQAFQLKVPMTVDISEGANWYEAK, from the coding sequence ATGGAAAAAAAGCGTTTAATTATCATTGATGGATTCAGTCTGATCTACCGAATGTTCTATGGAGTGCGTCCCATGTCTACAAAAGACGGGATCCCCACCAACGTAGTTTATGGTTTTGCCAACATCCTGATAACCATTTTGGAATCGTTCCAACCGGATTTCATAGGCGTGGCTTTTGATGAAAAGAAACCGACGTTTCGCCACGATACGTACGAAGCATATAAAGCCGGCCGCCTGTTGATGCCGGAAGATCTGGAGATCCAAGTGGATTACGTCATGGAAATGCTGGAAAAGATGGACATCCACAAGATTTCCATGGAAGGATATGAAGCCGACGATCTGATCGGCACGGTCGCTAAGATCTGCAGCGACAACGGCATGGAAGTGGATATTTTGACGGGAGACAGGGATGCCTTTCAGCTCATTGACGACAACATCCACGTATTGTTTACCAAAAAAGGGATCAGCGAATTGGACGAGATCACCCGGGAAACCATTTTTCAGGATTATGGTCTCAGTCCCAAAGATCTGATCGATGTAAAAGGTCTTATGGGCGACAAATCGGACAACATACCCGGTGTTGCCGGCGTGGGTGAAAAAACGGCCCTTAAGTTGATCCAGACGTATGGAGATATGGAAAGCGTTTATGAAAACCTGGACGAGATCAAGGGAAAATTGAAAGAAAAACTGGAGACGGATCGAGAAAATGCTTTTTTGAGCAGGCACCTGGTGAAAATCATCCAGGACGTTCCCATCGATTTTGATTTGAACAATTACACGACTTTGGTGTACAACACACCGGAAGTGTTGGCTTTTTTTGAAAAGTTGGAGTGTTATTCCATCGTGAAACGTCTCCAGGGTGATGAGGAGTTCTTGGAGGGTGCCAAAGAGACCACGAATCATGAAATCATCGAAGTGGTGGAAGAAAAGCAGCTGAAGAAACTGGTGGAAACCATGCTGAGTAGACCCAAAGTGCCCTTCGTCTATTTTACCGAAAAAACCGATGTGGTGGAACTGAAGGCCTTTGCCGTATGTATGGATCAAGTATGCCACTATGTTACGGCGACCGCTTTCGACCAGGAAACCCTGGCTAAAACCCTGGCTCCCTTTTTTCGATCGAAAAAGACAGCCAAGGCTGGATATGATGTAAAAGCGATTTACACCTGGCTTTTTCAATGGGACATCTCCTTGAACGGGTTGATGTTCGATGGTTTTTTGGCGGCTTATTTGTTGGATCCTTCCGACAACCGATACGGCTTTCATGAGGTATCGTCAAAATATCTGGATGTTACCATACCTTCCGAAGACGATGTGTTTGGTAAAGGAAAAAATCAAACGACCTTTGATGAAACAGATGAAGAAAAAACCAGGGATCTCTTGTGTACCCGTGCTGCCTTGATGGACGACCTGCAAATGGCGCTGGAAAAAGCCATTGAAGAAAGCCAAATGAACCACCTGTTTCAGGATATCGAACTGCCCCTGGTGGAAGTGCTGGCCTCCTTTGAATATGAAGGGTTCAACGTGGACTTGGAGGAACTGAGACGACTGGATGAGGAGTTTGACAAGACACTGGAGGAATTGACGGAAAAAATCTACAAACTGACTGGGGAGACCTTCAACATCAATTCCACGAAACAGTTGGGAGAGGTATTGTTCGACAAGTTGCAGCTGCCGGTACAAAAGAAAACAAAAACCGGATATTCCACCAATGCAGAAGTGTTGGAAAAACTCAAAGGCATGCACCCTGTCATTGAAGAGATTTTGGATTATCGGACGGTTTCAAAGCTCAGCTCTACCTATGTGAAGGGGTTGAAGCAGTTTGTGAACAAGCGTACGGGAAGGATCCATTCCACCTTCAACCAAGCTTTGACCACCACGGGACGAATCAGTAGTTCGGATCCGAACTTGCAGAACATTCCCATAAAGATCGAGATCGGACGAAAGATCCGAAAAGTTTTTATCCCCTTTGAAAAAGATCACGTGTTGCTGGATGCAGATTATTCCCAGATCGAGCTGAGGGTCCTTGCCCATATTTCGGAAGACAAGACATTGATGGAGTCTTTTGTCCAAGGGGAAGACATCCACTCCAGAACGGCATCGGAAATTTTTGGCGTGGCATTGGAAAATGTTAAGCCGAAGCAGCGGATGTTTGCCAAGGCCATCAATTTTGGATTGATCTATGGAAAACAGGCCTATGGTTTGTCCCAGGATCTGGGGATCAGTCGAAAAGAAGCGCAGGAATACATCGATACCTATTTTGGACGGTACCCGAATGTGGAAAAATATATGAAGGATATCGTGGAAAAAGCGAAGGCGGATGGATTTGTCACTACCATCAGCGGCAGAAGGCGGTTTATTCCAGAGATCCATTCCAGAAATGCCATGATCGCCAAAAGCGGAGAACGGTTGGCCCTGAATACGCCCATTCAAGGAAGTGCAGCAGACATTATGAAGATCGCCATGATCAATGTATATCATCGACTTCGAAAAGAAGAACGAAGATCCAAATTGATCCTGACGGTACATGACGAACTGGTCTTGGATTGTCCAAAAGACGAAATTGCCGATGTAAAAAAAATCGTCGTGGAGGAGATGGAGCAGGCATTCCAGTTGAAAGTACCCATGACCGTGGACATATCGGAAGGAGCGAACTGGTATGAAGCCAAGTAA
- a CDS encoding DUF4349 domain-containing protein, which yields MDHEKYLEWISRDLDGDLDPKEKQELDDHLKTCEECRLYRDDLQKMTGTLSQTPRLTLGSSVKERTVKAMGPDKKKYFSNRRWLPYAAALLVVFVLIVPLMSRFLGGGFMGSNDSAADNGGYPQFGGDDSEQGMDGGDMAPGEGREDMDKEGAESLGDFDPTKIIYNGSISLHTEDLKKTMEDIIAYTNGLGGFIQQSSSDFSQRTEQDGSQSGYLVLRIQSSDFNDTMKALEDFGDVISSNVNTTNITQQYQDVKGELDSYLIQQDRLLAYLEEAETIEDMLTIEEQLARVRSEINYRSTMIKNWDTQVAYSTIQVHLYQRSVAVSKVTSPFSDFGARIRDTFVKSINYLLASVSNLIVILTGLLPFIVVLAAAGFLGKFLWKKRKNKSQ from the coding sequence ATGGATCACGAAAAATACTTGGAGTGGATCAGCCGGGATCTGGATGGTGATTTGGATCCCAAGGAAAAGCAAGAGTTGGACGACCATTTGAAAACTTGTGAAGAGTGTCGGCTCTATCGGGACGACCTTCAAAAGATGACCGGTACATTGTCCCAGACGCCCAGGCTGACATTGGGATCTTCGGTCAAGGAAAGGACAGTGAAAGCGATGGGCCCGGACAAGAAAAAATATTTTTCCAACAGACGATGGTTGCCCTATGCGGCGGCATTGTTGGTGGTTTTTGTGTTGATCGTTCCCTTGATGAGCCGATTTTTGGGAGGCGGTTTCATGGGGAGCAACGACAGTGCTGCTGATAACGGCGGTTATCCGCAATTCGGTGGTGACGACAGTGAGCAGGGAATGGACGGAGGAGACATGGCCCCTGGTGAGGGTCGGGAGGATATGGATAAGGAAGGGGCAGAATCCCTCGGTGATTTTGATCCTACCAAGATCATCTATAATGGAAGCATCAGCCTCCATACGGAAGACTTGAAGAAAACCATGGAAGACATCATTGCATATACCAATGGGTTGGGTGGATTCATCCAGCAGTCCAGTTCGGATTTCTCCCAGCGGACAGAACAGGACGGTTCCCAGTCCGGTTATTTGGTTCTTAGGATCCAGTCCTCTGATTTCAACGATACCATGAAAGCACTGGAAGACTTTGGCGATGTGATCAGCAGCAACGTCAACACCACCAATATCACCCAACAATACCAGGACGTCAAGGGAGAATTGGACAGTTATCTCATTCAACAGGATCGACTTCTTGCCTACTTGGAAGAAGCGGAGACCATAGAAGACATGCTGACTATTGAGGAACAACTTGCCCGTGTTCGCAGCGAGATCAACTATCGCTCCACCATGATCAAGAATTGGGATACCCAGGTGGCTTATTCCACCATACAAGTTCATTTATACCAACGCAGCGTAGCCGTTAGCAAAGTCACCAGTCCATTTTCGGATTTTGGCGCCAGGATCCGGGACACTTTCGTGAAAAGCATAAACTACCTGCTTGCAAGCGTATCGAACCTGATCGTGATCTTGACAGGATTGCTTCCATTCATTGTGGTACTGGCGGCAGCCGGATTCCTGGGAAAGTTCTTGTGGAAAAAAAGAAAAAATAAATCCCAGTAA
- the rpmI gene encoding 50S ribosomal protein L35: MPKMKSHRGAAKRFKVTKSGKVKRAKAYRSHILTKKSQKRKRNLRKIGYLEGADAANVKKILPY, from the coding sequence ATGCCAAAAATGAAATCCCACAGAGGAGCCGCAAAGAGATTCAAAGTGACAAAATCTGGAAAAGTTAAACGAGCAAAAGCATATAGAAGCCATATTTTGACCAAGAAATCTCAAAAGAGAAAGAGAAATTTGAGAAAGATTGGCTATCTGGAAGGCGCAGATGCCGCAAACGTAAAGAAAATCTTACCATATTGA
- the rnhA gene encoding ribonuclease HI: MKEVLLYTDGGCRGNDTSKDNIGAIGAVLLYPEKGHKKEIKRAYENTTNNQMELQAIITGLSLLKEPCKVTVYSDSAYVVNAYNQDWVTGWKMKGWSRGKSGVLKNRELWMELDELVGKHQVTFVKVKGHSDNEFNNRADQLVNEAMDEWIKKNH, from the coding sequence ATGAAGGAAGTTTTACTGTATACGGATGGCGGATGCCGCGGCAACGACACATCCAAGGACAATATTGGAGCAATAGGTGCAGTTCTCCTCTATCCGGAAAAGGGTCACAAAAAAGAAATAAAAAGAGCATATGAAAATACGACCAATAATCAGATGGAGCTGCAAGCCATTATCACAGGGCTGTCTTTATTGAAGGAACCTTGCAAGGTAACTGTATATTCCGATTCCGCCTACGTGGTCAACGCCTACAATCAGGACTGGGTAACAGGCTGGAAGATGAAGGGATGGAGTCGGGGAAAGAGCGGTGTCCTGAAGAACCGGGAGCTTTGGATGGAGCTGGACGAACTGGTGGGCAAGCACCAGGTAACATTTGTCAAGGTGAAGGGTCACAGCGACAACGAATTCAATAATAGGGCAGATCAGTTGGTCAATGAGGCCATGGATGAGTGGATCAAAAAAAACCATTAA
- the infC gene encoding translation initiation factor IF-3: protein MSAKIRWRCILISKEFQINEQIRDREVRVVGDDGEQLGIMSSRDAQQMADEKEMDLVKISPNAKPPVCRIMDYGKFKYEQSRKEKEAKKKQKVINVKEIRMSAAVQDHDLNVKAKNCIKFLENGDRVKASVRFRGREMAYTDSGKELLLKFAEIVSEVGKIEKPPKMEGRSMVMYLMPKKDS from the coding sequence ATGAGCGCAAAAATAAGATGGAGGTGTATACTTATCAGCAAAGAATTCCAAATCAATGAGCAAATCCGAGACAGAGAGGTCCGAGTGGTTGGCGATGATGGAGAGCAACTGGGGATCATGTCTTCGAGAGACGCCCAACAGATGGCCGATGAGAAGGAAATGGATCTGGTGAAGATTTCTCCCAATGCAAAACCGCCTGTTTGCAGAATCATGGATTACGGAAAATTCAAATACGAGCAGAGTCGTAAAGAGAAGGAAGCCAAGAAGAAGCAGAAAGTCATCAACGTGAAAGAAATCCGAATGTCTGCCGCCGTGCAGGACCACGATTTGAACGTCAAGGCGAAAAACTGCATCAAATTCCTGGAAAACGGAGACCGTGTAAAAGCATCGGTTCGTTTCCGAGGAAGAGAAATGGCATATACGGATTCGGGCAAGGAACTGTTGCTTAAATTCGCAGAGATCGTTTCAGAAGTGGGGAAAATCGAGAAACCGCCAAAAATGGAAGGGCGAAGCATGGTCATGTACCTGATGCCCAAAAAAGACAGCTAG